In a genomic window of Asticcacaulis sp.:
- a CDS encoding DUF1489 domain-containing protein: protein MSDIHLVKLCVGADSLDDLLRWEKSRGEISYIHTRNRPTRWEELLQGGSLYWVIKGVILCRREIVSFDEEADHWRIGLRTKNILTEAQPRRAFQGWRYLKPEDAPRDIIEGVTDLPPDMMRALKEAGVW, encoded by the coding sequence TTGAGTGATATTCATCTGGTAAAATTATGCGTCGGCGCCGACAGCCTCGATGACCTGTTGCGCTGGGAAAAATCGCGCGGGGAAATCTCCTACATCCATACGCGCAACCGCCCGACGCGCTGGGAGGAACTGCTGCAGGGCGGTTCGCTCTATTGGGTGATCAAGGGCGTGATCCTGTGCCGGCGCGAGATCGTTTCGTTCGACGAGGAAGCCGATCACTGGCGGATTGGTTTGCGCACGAAGAATATCCTGACCGAGGCCCAACCGCGCCGGGCCTTCCAGGGCTGGCGTTACCTGAAGCCTGAAGATGCGCCGCGCGACATTATCGAGGGCGTAACCGACCTGCCGCCCGATATGATGAGGGCCCTGAAGGAAGCGGGTGTGTGGTAG
- a CDS encoding cyclic nucleotide-binding domain-containing protein, producing the protein MAKDTPSLQAALESLFGTALGQSASLISLPGGSRLFSAGDDSDHLYLLRSGRLGAFRHDEDHDELSLIGIIRPGEPVGEMSLIAGTSHSSTVMALRDSDLLAMPRDAFFAAMESRPELTLALARKMIERARRETPNVTPNVFAFYAICDQPIRPLIERIAVQIRALGYTVAIIDKTFHGTAPEAFSQIEAENDYVLHVAECHESHWRLLSARQVDHVFLLANAERPPDALASAWEKSLLHRAPDLILLYPNDIRPHIPWPHKSLAECHRADALVPYPPGQCQ; encoded by the coding sequence ATGGCCAAGGACACCCCCTCCCTGCAAGCGGCGCTGGAAAGCCTGTTCGGCACAGCCCTGGGCCAGAGCGCCAGCCTGATCTCCCTGCCCGGCGGCTCGCGCCTGTTCAGCGCCGGTGATGATTCCGACCACCTCTATCTGCTGCGGTCCGGCCGGCTGGGTGCCTTCCGCCATGACGAGGACCACGACGAACTCTCCCTGATCGGCATTATCCGCCCCGGCGAACCGGTCGGTGAAATGTCGCTGATCGCCGGCACCTCACACAGCTCCACGGTCATGGCCCTGCGCGATTCCGACCTTCTGGCCATGCCGCGCGATGCCTTTTTCGCCGCCATGGAATCGCGTCCGGAACTGACGCTCGCCCTGGCCCGCAAGATGATCGAGCGCGCCCGGCGCGAAACACCCAATGTCACGCCCAATGTCTTTGCCTTCTATGCCATATGCGACCAGCCAATCCGCCCGCTGATCGAGCGCATCGCCGTGCAGATACGCGCACTCGGCTATACGGTGGCCATCATCGACAAGACGTTCCACGGCACCGCGCCCGAAGCCTTCAGCCAGATCGAGGCCGAGAACGATTATGTGCTGCATGTCGCCGAATGCCATGAAAGCCACTGGCGGCTTTTGAGCGCCCGTCAGGTCGATCATGTGTTCCTGCTGGCCAATGCCGAACGGCCGCCAGACGCCCTGGCCAGCGCCTGGGAAAAATCACTGCTTCATCGCGCGCCCGACCTGATCCTGCTCTATCCGAACGACATCCGGCCGCATATCCCCTGGCCGCACAAAAGCCTGGCTGAATGTCATCGAGCCGACGCGCTGGTTCCATACCCACCCGGACAATGTCAATGA
- the mgtE gene encoding magnesium transporter: MSQKSETPQKADIPNTDTLPADPAKETVRDLDAELITPEQIEDFALKDDYALNPQYISLVIDAADRGDGLRLRELLDALHYADIADLLGFLSEDYREEVIPWIPSDALADILPELDDDIREEVIESMHTADIAEVLQELDSDDAAAVFEDLEEDQQKAVLAAMPESEREAIVTSLAYEEETAGRLMQREVMAAPSFWTVGHAIDHMREAGHDLPELFFDIYVIDPSHKPVGAVPVSVLMRTKRDMVLSALMDPTTEITVDMDQEEVAYIFEKYHLISAPVVDASGRLVGQITVDDIVNIIQAENREDILALGGVSDIEGRDTGIFGMVKSRLPWLLVNLLTAFASVYVINAYQAEIVKMVALAALMPVVASIGGNFGTQALTVSVRALSARELTAANATRTLWREIISGWLVGACVAFGLAAVVLIFWHDIRLAGVIAGAILINFTMAALAGTLIPMTAAKFGVDPAGASPIFVTLVTDFCGFFSFLGLAAIILL; this comes from the coding sequence ATGAGCCAGAAGTCCGAAACCCCTCAAAAAGCCGATATTCCCAATACTGACACGCTGCCGGCCGATCCTGCGAAGGAGACGGTCCGTGACCTTGACGCCGAGTTGATCACGCCGGAGCAGATCGAGGATTTCGCCCTCAAGGACGACTACGCCCTTAATCCGCAATATATTTCGCTGGTCATCGATGCCGCCGATCGCGGTGACGGCCTGCGCCTGCGCGAACTGCTCGACGCCCTGCATTATGCCGATATCGCCGACCTGCTAGGTTTCCTGTCGGAAGATTACCGCGAGGAGGTCATCCCGTGGATTCCATCCGACGCCCTGGCCGACATCCTGCCGGAACTGGACGATGATATCCGTGAGGAAGTCATCGAAAGTATGCATACGGCGGATATCGCCGAAGTGCTGCAGGAACTCGATTCCGACGACGCCGCTGCCGTTTTCGAGGACCTAGAGGAGGACCAGCAGAAGGCCGTCCTGGCCGCCATGCCGGAATCCGAACGCGAGGCCATTGTCACGTCGCTCGCCTATGAGGAAGAAACCGCCGGCCGCCTGATGCAGCGTGAGGTCATGGCCGCGCCCAGTTTCTGGACCGTGGGCCACGCCATAGACCATATGCGCGAGGCCGGGCACGACCTGCCGGAGTTATTCTTCGACATCTATGTCATCGACCCCAGCCATAAGCCGGTAGGGGCCGTGCCGGTGTCGGTGCTGATGCGGACCAAGCGCGATATGGTGCTGTCGGCGCTCATGGACCCGACGACCGAAATTACCGTTGATATGGACCAGGAAGAAGTCGCCTATATTTTCGAGAAATATCACCTGATTTCGGCGCCGGTGGTTGATGCTTCCGGCCGTCTAGTCGGGCAGATCACGGTCGATGACATCGTCAATATCATTCAGGCGGAAAACCGCGAGGATATCCTCGCCCTCGGCGGTGTGTCGGATATCGAAGGCCGCGACACCGGCATCTTCGGCATGGTCAAGTCGCGTCTGCCGTGGCTGCTGGTCAACCTGCTGACGGCCTTCGCCTCGGTTTACGTCATCAACGCCTATCAGGCGGAAATCGTGAAAATGGTCGCGCTGGCGGCGCTGATGCCGGTGGTGGCTTCGATTGGCGGCAATTTCGGCACCCAGGCCCTGACCGTTTCGGTGCGCGCCCTGTCTGCCCGCGAACTGACGGCGGCCAACGCGACGCGGACCCTGTGGCGGGAAATCATATCCGGCTGGCTGGTCGGCGCCTGCGTGGCGTTTGGGCTGGCGGCGGTGGTGCTGATTTTCTGGCATGATATCCGGCTGGCCGGTGTGATCGCCGGCGCCATCCTGATCAATTTCACCATGGCGGCGCTGGCCGGCACCCTGATCCCGATGACGGCGGCGAAATTCGGCGTCGATCCGGCGGGGGCTTCGCCGATCTTTGTGACCCTCGTTACCGATTTCTGCGGCTTTTTCAGTTTCCTTGGTCTGGCTGCCATAATCCTCTTGTAA
- a CDS encoding patatin-like phospholipase family protein, which yields MREAHIPVDFVCGSSMGAILAASLALGWDEAEIDWRIRDAFVNSSPLDDIVMPFISMVSGAKVDKRLEKHFGDVQIEDMPIPFFCLSSNLTTGVLKVHKTGTLRRALRASISLPGVLPPVVEDGEVLVDGAVMRSFPATMMRNTHLGTVIGVDVTRARGLDPRALVIPKNLGSWFAKGDWRRGPPIVSVMMRSATIITAADLALSRAATDLLIIPEPEGVEIRDWKAYDKAVESGYQTTVATLAQLDSPVTTLRKLGKSVHPNIPAFTPDDSYMAVAVEPPEKLGRK from the coding sequence CTGCGCGAGGCGCATATCCCGGTCGATTTCGTCTGCGGGTCGTCCATGGGCGCCATTCTCGCGGCCAGCCTGGCGCTCGGCTGGGACGAGGCCGAAATCGACTGGCGTATCCGCGACGCCTTCGTCAATTCCTCGCCGCTCGATGACATCGTGATGCCGTTTATCTCGATGGTCTCCGGGGCCAAGGTCGACAAACGGCTGGAGAAGCATTTCGGCGATGTCCAGATCGAGGACATGCCCATCCCCTTCTTCTGCCTGTCGTCCAACCTGACCACGGGCGTACTGAAGGTCCACAAGACCGGAACCTTGCGCCGGGCCCTCAGGGCCTCCATTTCCCTGCCGGGCGTCCTGCCGCCGGTGGTGGAGGATGGCGAAGTGCTGGTCGATGGCGCCGTAATGCGCTCCTTCCCCGCCACCATGATGCGCAATACGCACCTGGGCACGGTCATCGGCGTAGATGTTACGCGGGCGCGCGGTCTGGACCCGCGGGCGCTGGTCATCCCGAAAAACCTCGGCTCGTGGTTTGCCAAGGGCGACTGGCGACGCGGCCCGCCCATTGTTTCGGTGATGATGCGCTCGGCCACCATTATCACCGCCGCCGACCTGGCGCTTTCGCGCGCCGCCACTGACCTTTTGATTATCCCGGAACCGGAAGGCGTCGAGATCCGTGACTGGAAAGCCTATGACAAGGCGGTGGAGAGCGGCTACCAGACCACCGTGGCCACCCTGGCGCAACTGGATTCGCCGGTGACGACCTTGCGCAAGCTGGGCAAGAGCGTGCACCCGAATATCCCGGCCTTCACGCCGGATGACAGCTATATGGCGGTTGCCGTCGAGCCCCCGGAAAAGCTGGGGCGGAAATAA
- a CDS encoding FliM/FliN family flagellar motor switch protein, whose protein sequence is MRLGCVGLRGYFFVSNQVGAVPVEISVLLGRSVLPMAQLLRMGRGAVIPLDAHEHDEVWILANNHPVARGEIQIFEEKISIVVTRQANVYDYMAIGS, encoded by the coding sequence TTGCGCTTGGGATGTGTGGGTTTAAGGGGCTATTTTTTCGTGTCAAACCAGGTGGGCGCCGTTCCCGTCGAAATTTCGGTTCTTCTGGGGCGTTCGGTTCTGCCGATGGCGCAACTGCTGCGCATGGGCCGTGGCGCGGTGATTCCGCTTGATGCCCATGAGCATGACGAGGTGTGGATCCTGGCCAATAACCATCCGGTGGCACGCGGCGAAATTCAGATTTTCGAGGAAAAGATCTCGATCGTGGTCACCCGCCAGGCCAATGTCTATGATTATATGGCGATCGGTTCGTAA